From Spirochaetota bacterium, one genomic window encodes:
- a CDS encoding biopolymer transporter ExbD has protein sequence MKFKRRLNQRVATDINSMINMTNMIDVLFNLVLFLLVSTTMLNTPQIKIQLPKSGAQEKVKNEGVIITISEEGVYHINRERVSPSELSAKLRQLAAEKGVDNPLIVRGDEKIPYGRLMDVMDMAKAAGFVKLSLATTPRERGR, from the coding sequence ATGAAGTTCAAGCGGCGGCTGAATCAGCGTGTGGCGACCGACATCAATTCGATGATCAATATGACGAATATGATCGATGTCCTTTTCAATCTCGTGCTTTTCCTTCTCGTCAGCACCACGATGCTCAACACGCCGCAGATAAAGATACAACTCCCGAAGTCCGGTGCGCAGGAGAAGGTGAAGAACGAAGGCGTCATCATTACGATAAGCGAGGAAGGCGTCTATCACATCAATCGCGAGCGTGTGTCGCCGTCGGAGCTTTCCGCGAAGTTGCGGCAGCTTGCCGCCGAAAAGGGCGTCGATAATCCGCTCATCGTGCGCGGCGATGAGAAGATACCCTACGGCAGGCTCATGGACGTCATGGACATGGCGAAAGCGGCGGGTTTCGTGAAGCTGAGCCTCGCCACAACGCCGCGAGAGCGGGGCCGATGA